In one Bdellovibrionota bacterium genomic region, the following are encoded:
- a CDS encoding TlpA disulfide reductase family protein: MENALYVVRISVLAALISGSAVSAPLDDHEYASVQKVATGLPDAEFLAPGGKTTVKLSALRDQNNLLLVSFFAPWCENSNNEASFLPLLNERYRKKGLKIVLVSEYGSPDEVRKFVDKYKLPFPLLMESWSKDSDVRQSTYHYRVRTKLGDTRKWGTPTNLLFVKPSNGTYAIFGEMIERELFTLLDSVPPISK; this comes from the coding sequence GTGGAGAACGCCCTTTACGTCGTTCGTATTTCCGTCCTGGCGGCGCTGATCAGCGGTTCGGCCGTTTCCGCGCCGCTCGACGACCACGAATATGCCTCCGTCCAAAAGGTCGCCACCGGCCTTCCCGACGCCGAATTTCTCGCTCCGGGCGGAAAAACCACCGTCAAGCTGAGCGCGCTTCGGGATCAAAACAACCTCCTATTGGTGAGCTTCTTCGCGCCGTGGTGCGAGAACAGCAACAACGAAGCCTCATTCCTTCCGCTATTAAATGAGCGTTACCGCAAGAAGGGGCTCAAAATCGTTTTGGTCAGCGAGTACGGATCGCCCGACGAGGTTCGGAAGTTCGTGGACAAATACAAACTTCCCTTCCCTCTCCTCATGGAAAGCTGGTCGAAAGATTCCGACGTCCGCCAATCTACGTATCATTACCGGGTACGAACGAAACTGGGCGACACACGGAAATGGGGAACGCCGACCAATCTCCTATTTGTAAAGCCATCGAACGGCACGTATGCGATTTTCGGAGAGATGATCGAACGAGAACTCTTCACACTTCTGGATTCCGTCCCCCCCATATCAAAGTAG